The Fusobacterium sp. JB019 genome has a segment encoding these proteins:
- a CDS encoding GNAT family N-acetyltransferase translates to MEVIIKEFRELTSIELYEILKVRAEVFVMEQEILYNDLDNKDYKSYHLMVKENDEIIGYLRIIQAGVSYETMSIGRVLVLKSERKRQIGRKMLEKAIDYIKNDLKEKEITISAQFYLKKFYESLGFRAVTKMYIEEGIEHIKMKLKFN, encoded by the coding sequence ATGGAAGTAATAATAAAAGAATTTAGAGAATTAACAAGTATTGAATTATATGAAATATTAAAAGTAAGAGCAGAAGTTTTTGTTATGGAACAAGAAATTTTATATAATGATTTAGATAATAAGGATTATAAATCATATCATTTAATGGTGAAAGAAAATGATGAAATTATAGGTTATTTAAGAATAATACAAGCAGGAGTTTCTTATGAAACTATGTCAATAGGAAGAGTTTTAGTTTTAAAATCAGAGAGAAAAAGACAAATAGGAAGAAAAATGTTGGAAAAAGCTATTGATTATATAAAAAATGATTTAAAAGAAAAAGAAATAACTATATCAGCTCAATTTTATTTGAAAAAGTTTTATGAATCTTTAGGATTTAGAGCAGTTACAAAGATGTATATAGAAGAAGGAATAGAACATATAAAAATGAAATTAAAATTTAATTAA
- a CDS encoding YitT family protein, translating into MGRSYKKRREYKILNKNLRTYIKLNLNLILLAFVIVNVIVPLKLISGGTTGLALIIYYLFKIPVAIAYILLNIPIFIGGFYVFGKNYTKNLFYSITVLSLNIFLVEKYFQIKNLQLFIGENNILGILLGSILSGVIIGFIILLDGNTGGTLIISQILEKIYAVKIGTSLIILDILVIFLTIIFLGKMSALSSIVYLIISGKIINLLKYKRSV; encoded by the coding sequence ATGGGAAGAAGTTATAAAAAAAGGAGGGAGTATAAAATTTTAAATAAAAATCTAAGAACGTATATAAAATTAAATTTAAATTTAATTTTACTAGCCTTTGTAATTGTTAATGTTATAGTTCCTTTAAAGTTAATATCAGGGGGAACAACGGGGTTGGCTTTAATAATATATTATCTTTTTAAAATTCCTGTAGCAATAGCTTATATATTATTAAATATACCTATTTTTATAGGAGGATTTTACGTATTTGGTAAAAATTATACTAAAAATTTATTTTATAGTATTACTGTTCTTTCATTAAATATATTCTTAGTAGAAAAATATTTTCAAATAAAAAATCTACAGCTTTTTATTGGAGAGAATAATATTTTAGGAATATTATTAGGTTCAATTTTATCAGGGGTTATAATAGGTTTTATAATATTATTAGATGGGAATACAGGTGGAACTTTAATTATTTCGCAAATTCTAGAAAAAATATATGCTGTTAAGATAGGTACTAGTTTAATAATTTTAGATATTCTAGTAATTTTTTTAACGATAATATTTTTAGGGAAAATGTCAGCTTTGTCTAGTATAGTTTATTTAATTATATCAGGAAAAATTATTAATTTATTAAAATATAAAAGGAGTGTTTAA
- a CDS encoding MarR family transcriptional regulator, which translates to MKEILREIGTISRSIATIDEKEFKAFNLSKSQNLYLVRIFEYPGIIQEKLAEVLSVERSTTAKSVKKLVDNGLVEKRKEEDNKKEFKLYCTKKGREIYELLRKNEEALVEITTQGLSEKEKRELLSLLIKMRKNTRNLWEEVIKKGGSIKF; encoded by the coding sequence GTGAAGGAAATTTTAAGAGAGATAGGAACAATCTCTAGAAGTATAGCTACTATAGATGAAAAAGAGTTTAAAGCTTTTAATTTATCAAAAAGTCAAAATCTTTATTTAGTTAGAATCTTTGAATATCCGGGAATTATTCAAGAAAAATTAGCAGAAGTTTTAAGTGTAGAAAGAAGTACAACAGCAAAATCTGTAAAAAAATTAGTTGATAATGGTCTTGTGGAAAAAAGAAAGGAAGAGGATAATAAAAAAGAATTTAAATTATATTGTACAAAAAAAGGAAGAGAAATTTATGAATTATTAAGAAAAAATGAAGAAGCCTTAGTAGAAATAACAACACAAGGATTAAGTGAAAAAGAAAAACGAGAGCTTTTATCTCTACTCATAAAGATGAGAAAAAATACTAGAAATTTATGGGAAGAAGTTATAAAAAAAGGAGGGAGTATAAAATTTTAA
- a CDS encoding alpha/beta hydrolase has translation MLITLKNNKQLNIDITGTGENIVFIHSFLWDNKMWTPQVEELSKNYTCINIDLWGHGLSDSLEDTEEYSLEHLANDIKEALNILNIKSYTYIGLSVGGMLGPILYSLDKDKMKKLIIMDSYVGLEYENTKALYFQLLEKVKENEKVTSELADKIAPMFFAPENTARGFQLLKDFYNHLININKKNINTIVALGRGIFGRKDALQLLKVINIPTLFMVGEFDIPRPKKESIEMKELVKNSKLSIVPRSGHISNLENIEFVTKEFKKFL, from the coding sequence ATGCTTATAACTTTGAAAAACAACAAACAATTAAATATTGATATTACTGGAACAGGTGAAAACATTGTCTTTATACATTCTTTTCTTTGGGATAATAAAATGTGGACCCCTCAAGTTGAAGAACTTTCTAAAAATTATACATGTATAAATATTGATTTATGGGGACATGGCTTATCTGATTCTTTAGAAGACACTGAAGAATATTCTTTAGAACATCTTGCAAATGACATAAAAGAAGCTTTGAATATTTTAAATATCAAATCTTATACTTATATTGGACTTTCAGTTGGTGGAATGCTTGGACCTATTCTTTATTCTCTAGATAAAGATAAAATGAAAAAACTGATAATTATGGATAGTTATGTTGGACTAGAATATGAAAATACTAAAGCCTTATATTTTCAATTACTAGAAAAAGTTAAAGAGAATGAAAAAGTTACTTCTGAACTAGCTGATAAAATTGCCCCTATGTTTTTTGCACCTGAAAATACAGCACGTGGTTTCCAATTATTAAAAGATTTTTATAATCACTTAATAAACATTAATAAAAAAAATATTAATACTATTGTTGCTTTAGGACGAGGAATTTTTGGAAGAAAAGATGCTCTTCAATTATTAAAAGTAATTAATATTCCTACTTTGTTTATGGTTGGAGAATTCGATATTCCTAGACCAAAAAAAGAATCAATTGAAATGAAAGAACTTGTTAAAAATTCTAAATTATCAATTGTCCCCCGTAGTGGTCATATATCTAACCTTGAAAATATTGAATTTGTAACAAAAGAATTTAAAAAGTTTTTATAA
- a CDS encoding TolC family protein: protein MKKKAILFLLLSSISFSKNLDLDIMLKDVSNNSYEKNIYNIEQEKSEINKKFYKLDNYNGIKGSSETTYYREDQLYKTEGNLTFGDFYINGTKKEKEESDLVIGINKNIKDMLYSENDKNLNNTLIDKKINTLNYFNNLEKKKLNLIDLYKEYKNIEFEIEAKRNGVKTLKSEEKILKESFNLGKSSKIDLTSAKINRENLEIELENLKRKKIKLQKRFFYDFKIKIEGNTLKEIPKKINNFEYFLNNIGKKDLNILNLEKDKIKENIKYLKYNDKYPDISIGLEHDFGSREEEVKENRIYLKISKNLFYYDNNLENEKFNYKEKILHITEQKNKNNSEILKIQEEYENFNKEYKINKNKAILEKNKYEIKKLEYKLGKIKYLDLIDSFNDFLTYTIDAEKSKNDLNAYIYKVIIRGDYNENK from the coding sequence ATGAAAAAAAAGGCAATATTATTCTTACTACTTTCTAGTATAAGTTTCAGTAAAAATTTAGACTTAGACATTATGTTGAAAGATGTTTCTAATAATTCTTATGAAAAAAACATTTATAATATAGAACAAGAAAAAAGTGAAATTAATAAAAAATTTTATAAATTAGATAATTACAATGGAATTAAAGGTAGTTCTGAAACTACTTACTATAGAGAAGACCAATTATATAAAACAGAAGGAAATCTAACCTTTGGAGATTTTTATATTAATGGTACGAAAAAAGAAAAAGAAGAATCTGATTTAGTTATTGGTATCAATAAAAATATTAAAGATATGCTTTATTCAGAAAATGATAAAAATTTAAATAATACTTTAATTGATAAAAAAATAAATACATTAAATTATTTTAATAATTTAGAGAAAAAGAAATTAAATTTAATTGATCTTTATAAAGAATATAAAAATATTGAATTTGAAATTGAAGCTAAAAGAAATGGTGTAAAAACTCTAAAAAGTGAAGAAAAAATATTGAAAGAATCTTTCAACTTAGGAAAAAGTTCTAAAATTGACTTAACCTCTGCAAAAATAAATCGAGAAAATCTTGAAATAGAATTAGAAAATTTAAAAAGAAAAAAAATCAAACTGCAAAAAAGATTTTTTTATGATTTTAAAATTAAAATAGAAGGAAATACTTTAAAAGAAATACCTAAAAAAATTAATAATTTTGAGTATTTTTTAAATAATATTGGAAAGAAAGACTTAAATATTTTAAATCTTGAAAAAGATAAAATAAAAGAAAATATTAAATATTTAAAATATAATGATAAATATCCTGATATTTCCATAGGATTGGAACACGATTTTGGTTCTAGAGAAGAAGAAGTTAAAGAAAATAGAATTTATTTAAAAATATCAAAAAATTTATTTTATTATGACAATAACTTAGAAAATGAAAAATTTAATTACAAAGAGAAAATATTACACATAACTGAACAAAAAAATAAAAATAATTCTGAAATTTTAAAAATCCAAGAAGAATATGAAAATTTTAATAAAGAATATAAAATAAACAAAAATAAAGCAATATTAGAAAAAAATAAATATGAAATTAAAAAATTAGAATATAAACTTGGTAAGATAAAGTATTTAGATTTAATAGATAGTTTCAATGATTTTTTAACATATACAATTGATGCTGAAAAATCTAAAAATGATTTAAATGCATATATTTATAAAGTAATAATTAGAGGAGACTATAATGAAAATAAATAA
- a CDS encoding efflux RND transporter periplasmic adaptor subunit, whose protein sequence is MKINKKTIGIFLIITAIGGGLFFKFHFHSKNLKSYEVLKINIGNGKGYINASGKVEANDTKDVFVDKKLKVDEVFIQEGDFVKKGQLLMTFDDTQRNNIKRNLERKKIKLNREKRNLKIIEKLYEIGGSSTNEVKDLKEDIRLLEIDIEEYNEDLSKTAEKILSPVSGTISSLKAQENYLVDTDQALLKIMDLSNIKIILEIPEYDIKNIHLNQELILKPEVFENKKEFKGKITKIAKVSKSSSITSENIVEVEVMPLEEIPDIVPGFKVSATIYLDENKDKIIIPKTSILEDNKKYYVFSVNKNGILSKKYIKIKSLEGDKVIVLNGLNIGEDILETPYENLKEGDKILPSNKSGGEAKDDHKGKKSK, encoded by the coding sequence ATGAAAATAAATAAAAAAACAATTGGAATATTTTTAATAATTACAGCTATAGGAGGAGGCCTTTTCTTTAAATTTCATTTTCATTCTAAAAATTTGAAATCTTATGAAGTTTTAAAAATAAATATTGGAAATGGAAAAGGATATATTAATGCCTCTGGAAAAGTTGAAGCTAATGATACTAAAGATGTTTTTGTGGATAAAAAATTAAAAGTGGACGAAGTTTTTATTCAAGAGGGCGATTTTGTAAAAAAAGGTCAGCTACTTATGACATTTGATGACACCCAAAGAAATAATATTAAAAGAAATTTAGAAAGAAAAAAAATTAAATTAAACAGAGAAAAAAGAAATTTAAAAATAATTGAAAAGCTCTATGAAATTGGAGGTAGCTCTACTAATGAAGTTAAAGATTTAAAAGAAGATATCAGATTATTAGAAATTGATATTGAAGAATATAATGAAGATTTATCTAAAACTGCTGAAAAAATATTAAGTCCTGTAAGCGGTACTATTTCCTCTTTAAAAGCTCAAGAAAATTATTTAGTTGATACTGACCAAGCTCTTTTAAAAATTATGGATCTTTCAAATATAAAAATCATTTTAGAAATTCCTGAATATGATATTAAAAACATTCATTTAAATCAAGAATTAATTTTAAAACCTGAAGTTTTTGAAAATAAAAAAGAATTTAAAGGAAAAATTACTAAAATAGCAAAGGTTTCCAAAAGCTCTTCCATAACATCTGAAAATATTGTAGAAGTAGAAGTTATGCCTTTAGAAGAAATTCCAGATATTGTTCCTGGATTTAAAGTTTCTGCAACTATCTATTTAGATGAAAACAAAGATAAAATAATTATTCCTAAAACTTCCATACTAGAAGATAATAAAAAATATTATGTATTTTCTGTGAATAAAAATGGAATTTTATCTAAAAAATATATCAAAATAAAATCTTTAGAAGGAGATAAAGTTATTGTCTTAAATGGTTTAAATATCGGAGAGGATATCTTAGAAACTCCATATGAAAATTTAAAAGAAGGAGATAAAATTTTACCTTCTAATAAATCAGGAGGTGAAGCTAAAGATGATCATAAAGGTAAAAAATCTAAATAA
- a CDS encoding ABC transporter ATP-binding protein: MIIKVKNLNKYYKNGDNSLHALKDISFNIEKGEFVAIMGSSGSGKSTMMNILGCLDKEFQGKYILDNIDVSSVKEDKLCKVRNSKIGFVFQAFNLLPKLSALENVELPLVYSGIHKTKREEKAKKVLEKVGLKERMYHKPNELSGGQRQRVAIARALVNDPAIILADEPTGNLDSVSENEIMNFFKELNEQGKTIVIVSHEPEVAKFCKRILLFKDGEIIKDGDSK; this comes from the coding sequence ATGATCATAAAGGTAAAAAATCTAAATAAATACTATAAAAATGGTGATAATTCTCTGCACGCTCTTAAAGATATTTCTTTTAATATAGAGAAAGGAGAATTTGTAGCTATTATGGGAAGCAGTGGAAGTGGAAAATCTACTATGATGAACATTTTAGGATGTCTTGATAAAGAGTTTCAAGGAAAATATATTTTAGATAATATTGATGTTTCTTCTGTAAAAGAGGATAAACTTTGTAAAGTTAGAAATTCTAAAATTGGTTTTGTTTTTCAAGCCTTTAATTTACTTCCAAAACTATCTGCTTTAGAGAATGTAGAACTTCCCCTAGTTTATTCTGGTATTCATAAAACTAAAAGAGAAGAAAAAGCAAAAAAAGTATTAGAAAAAGTGGGTCTAAAAGAAAGAATGTATCACAAACCTAATGAACTTTCTGGAGGTCAGAGGCAAAGAGTTGCTATTGCTAGAGCTTTAGTTAATGATCCTGCTATTATTTTAGCTGATGAGCCTACTGGAAATTTAGATAGTGTCTCTGAAAATGAGATTATGAATTTCTTCAAAGAATTAAACGAACAAGGAAAAACTATAGTAATTGTCAGCCATGAACCTGAAGTTGCTAAATTTTGCAAAAGAATTCTTCTCTTTAAAGATGGGGAAATCATAAAAGATGGTGATAGCAAATGA
- a CDS encoding ABC transporter permease has product MNFIESFKSAIKSLTGNRARSFLTMLGIIIGITSVITMSAIGKGGQENITGKLKEGGYGKFTVFVDKGAKNFRWKYLFDDVLIKKIKDTGEFKDVTPYVRDRVYSKIGDNFSRVWFTASTPSVEDIDKVEMIAGRNFLSFEYKNAEKVAIIDDVTAINLYGSIDNALGKEYNIFKNRKSASIIYEIVGVYKNPFKEFANAMGGLRIPRFIRFPLSTYDRIYNLKNAGSYEEILIESKNPEEAKNSMVKSKEILENIIGIKDLYEVEALAQGSSSFDNILSTLNIFVTFVAGISLFVGGIGVMNIMLVSVIERTKEIGIRKAIGATNKDILLQFLIESVILTGLGGIIGIILGFSLGEIIGKIIGIPPLFTLSSIVISLLVSTFIGIIFGVIPAKKAAELNPIEALRAD; this is encoded by the coding sequence ATGAATTTTATAGAAAGTTTTAAAAGCGCTATAAAAAGTTTAACAGGAAATAGAGCTAGATCATTTTTAACAATGCTTGGTATAATTATTGGAATAACATCTGTAATTACAATGTCTGCAATAGGAAAAGGTGGGCAAGAAAATATTACTGGTAAATTAAAAGAAGGAGGATATGGTAAATTTACAGTTTTTGTGGATAAGGGAGCTAAAAATTTTAGATGGAAATATCTTTTTGATGATGTCCTAATTAAAAAAATTAAAGATACCGGAGAATTTAAAGATGTCACTCCTTATGTTAGAGATAGAGTTTATTCTAAAATCGGAGATAATTTTAGTAGAGTATGGTTTACTGCTTCTACTCCTTCAGTTGAAGATATTGACAAAGTTGAAATGATTGCAGGAAGAAATTTTTTAAGTTTTGAATATAAAAACGCTGAAAAAGTTGCTATAATAGATGATGTTACAGCTATTAATTTATATGGTTCTATTGATAATGCTCTAGGGAAAGAATATAATATTTTTAAAAATAGGAAGTCTGCTAGTATCATTTATGAAATTGTAGGTGTTTATAAAAATCCTTTCAAAGAATTTGCAAATGCAATGGGAGGACTTCGAATTCCTAGATTTATAAGATTTCCATTATCAACATATGACCGAATTTATAACCTAAAAAATGCTGGTTCTTATGAAGAAATATTAATTGAATCAAAAAATCCTGAAGAAGCAAAAAATAGTATGGTAAAGTCAAAAGAAATTCTAGAAAACATTATTGGCATTAAAGATTTATATGAAGTAGAAGCTCTTGCTCAAGGATCTTCATCTTTTGATAACATACTTAGTACTCTTAATATTTTTGTAACATTTGTAGCTGGTATTTCTCTTTTTGTAGGAGGAATTGGAGTTATGAATATAATGCTTGTCAGTGTTATTGAAAGAACAAAAGAAATTGGAATAAGAAAAGCTATTGGAGCTACAAACAAGGATATCCTACTTCAGTTTTTAATAGAATCTGTTATCCTTACAGGACTTGGAGGAATCATTGGAATTATATTAGGTTTTTCTCTAGGAGAAATCATTGGAAAAATCATTGGAATACCTCCTTTATTTACACTTAGTTCAATTGTTATATCTCTTTTAGTATCAACATTTATTGGAATTATTTTTGGAGTAATTCCTGCAAAAAAAGCAGCAGAACTTAATCCAATTGAAGCTCTAAGAGCTGATTAA
- a CDS encoding iron-containing alcohol dehydrogenase, whose translation MENFKYYTPTKIIFGKDREKEVAKLLKEFNGKKILIHYGGGSVIRSGLLDKVKNYLKEANIQYIELGGVKPNPRLSLVRKGIELGRKENIDFILAIGGGSVIDSAKGIGYGMMLDHDVWDLYSKKEFSNKCMPIGVILTMAAAGSEMSPSSVITNEDGWLKRSFSIDNARPKFAILNPELTFTLPEYQSASGIVDIMMHTMERYFSPVGNMKITDEIAEGLLRTVIENAPKVIKNPKDYKSRAEIMWASSLSHNGLTGCGGIGDWSSHQLEHELGGCYDVAHGAGLSAVWGSWARYVMNENPKRFADFATKVFNIENCGDKETAILGIKAMETFYKSINMPISLKELGLNLSEEDLHMLANKCSFNGKRTIGSFKKLFEEDMFNIYKNSR comes from the coding sequence ATGGAAAATTTTAAATATTACACACCTACTAAAATCATTTTTGGAAAAGATAGGGAAAAAGAAGTTGCAAAACTTTTAAAAGAATTTAATGGAAAAAAAATATTAATTCATTACGGAGGAGGAAGTGTTATTCGTAGTGGACTACTTGATAAAGTAAAAAATTATTTAAAGGAAGCCAATATCCAATATATTGAACTAGGAGGAGTAAAACCTAATCCAAGACTATCTTTAGTTAGAAAAGGAATTGAGCTTGGAAGAAAAGAAAATATTGATTTCATTTTAGCTATTGGAGGAGGAAGTGTTATTGATTCTGCCAAAGGAATAGGATATGGAATGATGTTAGACCATGATGTTTGGGATTTATATTCTAAAAAAGAATTTTCTAATAAATGTATGCCTATAGGAGTTATCTTAACTATGGCTGCTGCTGGAAGCGAAATGAGTCCTAGTAGTGTTATAACTAATGAAGATGGATGGCTTAAAAGATCATTTAGTATTGATAATGCTAGACCTAAGTTTGCTATTTTAAATCCTGAATTAACTTTTACATTACCTGAATATCAAAGTGCTAGTGGAATTGTGGATATTATGATGCATACAATGGAAAGATATTTTTCACCTGTTGGAAATATGAAAATAACAGACGAAATTGCTGAAGGTTTACTTAGAACAGTTATTGAAAATGCTCCTAAAGTTATAAAAAATCCAAAGGATTATAAAAGCAGAGCTGAAATCATGTGGGCTAGTTCTCTTTCTCACAATGGACTTACAGGTTGTGGGGGTATTGGAGACTGGTCTTCACATCAATTAGAACATGAACTTGGAGGATGTTATGATGTTGCTCATGGAGCTGGACTGTCTGCTGTTTGGGGATCTTGGGCTAGATATGTTATGAACGAAAATCCTAAAAGATTTGCTGACTTTGCAACTAAAGTTTTTAATATAGAAAACTGTGGTGATAAAGAAACAGCTATATTAGGAATTAAAGCTATGGAAACTTTTTATAAAAGTATAAATATGCCTATTTCATTAAAAGAACTTGGATTAAATTTATCAGAAGAAGATTTACATATGTTAGCTAACAAATGTAGTTTTAATGGAAAAAGAACTATTGGTTCTTTCAAGAAATTGTTCGAAGAAGATATGTTTAATATTTATAAAAATTCAAGATAA
- a CDS encoding DUF2147 domain-containing protein has translation MKKLICLLFLLSTVVFAKKGYEGYWMMNEGKFIIKIDKTKQEEYVGHVVWLKDICYPKGDEMEGIEQYDRNNPDEKLRVKSRKVMGLQIVGDLYEKKGKLKGGWVYDSWHGKRYHGSAKLIDEDHLKLRGSFDKAGILGVSQKAKRVKDLKKYNLNK, from the coding sequence ATGAAAAAATTAATATGTTTATTATTTTTGCTTAGTACAGTTGTTTTTGCAAAAAAAGGATATGAAGGATATTGGATGATGAATGAAGGAAAGTTTATCATTAAAATAGATAAAACTAAACAAGAAGAATATGTGGGACATGTTGTTTGGTTAAAAGATATATGCTATCCAAAAGGTGATGAAATGGAAGGGATTGAACAATATGACAGAAATAATCCTGATGAGAAATTAAGAGTAAAATCAAGAAAAGTTATGGGACTTCAAATAGTAGGTGATTTATATGAGAAAAAAGGAAAATTAAAAGGTGGATGGGTATATGATTCCTGGCATGGGAAGCGTTATCATGGTAGTGCTAAATTAATTGATGAAGATCATTTAAAACTTAGAGGTTCTTTTGATAAAGCAGGAATATTAGGAGTTAGTCAAAAAGCAAAAAGAGTTAAAGATTTAAAAAAATATAATTTAAATAAATAA
- the coaBC gene encoding bifunctional phosphopantothenoylcysteine decarboxylase/phosphopantothenate--cysteine ligase CoaBC — MKNILIGVCGGIAAYKSANIISKLKKKGYNVKVIMTKNATEIITPLTLETLSRNKVFIDMWDKNRGFEVEHISLAEWADLCLIAPATYNIVGKIANGIADDMLSTVVSACTCDKFIALAMNVNMYNNPILKENIEKLKKYNYKFIDSDEGFLACNANAKGRLKNEDEIVNIIENYFLNKKKKKLLKGKKLLLTAGRTEEPLDPVRYFSNNSSGKMGYSIAIQAINLGAEVTLISGPTNLDIPEGLAEFVQVKTAQEMCDEVLKRFDNMDIGIGCAAVADYKPKVCANQKIKKNTDELVITLDKNPDILYNMGLRKEKQVLVGFAAETENIIENATKKLKKKNLDMIVANNAHNMRSSNNAATFIKKDGSMKEYEEKPKFDLAFDILTEVGNIISK; from the coding sequence ATGAAAAATATTTTAATTGGTGTTTGTGGTGGTATTGCTGCTTACAAATCCGCTAACATAATTTCAAAATTAAAGAAAAAAGGTTATAATGTTAAAGTAATTATGACTAAAAATGCTACTGAAATAATCACTCCACTTACTTTAGAAACTCTTTCTAGAAATAAAGTTTTTATTGATATGTGGGATAAAAATAGAGGATTTGAAGTTGAACATATATCTCTTGCTGAATGGGCTGATCTTTGCCTTATTGCCCCTGCTACTTACAATATTGTAGGTAAAATTGCTAATGGAATTGCTGATGATATGTTATCAACTGTTGTTTCAGCTTGTACTTGTGATAAATTTATTGCTCTTGCTATGAATGTAAATATGTATAATAATCCTATTTTAAAAGAAAATATTGAAAAATTAAAAAAATATAACTATAAATTCATTGACTCTGATGAGGGATTCTTAGCTTGCAACGCTAATGCTAAAGGACGTTTAAAAAATGAAGATGAAATTGTTAATATTATTGAAAATTATTTTTTAAATAAAAAGAAAAAGAAATTACTAAAAGGAAAAAAACTTCTTTTAACAGCTGGGAGAACTGAAGAGCCACTAGATCCTGTCAGATATTTCAGCAATAACTCAAGTGGTAAAATGGGTTACTCTATTGCTATTCAAGCAATTAATTTAGGAGCTGAAGTAACTTTAATTTCTGGACCTACTAATCTTGATATTCCTGAGGGATTAGCTGAATTTGTACAAGTTAAAACAGCACAGGAAATGTGTGATGAAGTTTTAAAAAGATTTGATAATATGGATATTGGAATTGGATGTGCTGCTGTTGCTGACTACAAGCCTAAAGTTTGTGCTAATCAAAAAATAAAGAAAAATACTGATGAACTTGTTATTACTTTAGATAAAAATCCAGATATTCTTTATAACATGGGACTTAGAAAAGAAAAACAAGTTTTAGTGGGATTTGCTGCTGAAACTGAAAATATAATTGAAAATGCAACTAAAAAACTTAAAAAGAAAAATCTTGATATGATTGTTGCAAATAATGCTCATAATATGAGAAGCTCTAACAATGCTGCCACATTTATAAAAAAAGATGGAAGTATGAAAGAATATGAAGAAAAACCTAAGTTTGATCTTGCTTTTGATATTTTAACAGAGGTAGGGAATATAATTTCTAAATAA
- a CDS encoding TIGR03905 family TSCPD domain-containing protein, whose product MKFYQTTGTCAKEIGVIVKDNIIEEVKFVGGCDGNTKGLSSLLKGMKVEEVITRLKDITCRTKPTSCPDQLAKILEENYR is encoded by the coding sequence ATGAAATTTTATCAAACAACAGGTACTTGTGCAAAAGAAATTGGTGTAATTGTGAAAGACAATATTATTGAAGAAGTTAAATTTGTAGGTGGTTGTGACGGTAATACGAAAGGACTTTCTAGCCTTTTAAAAGGAATGAAAGTAGAAGAAGTCATTACTAGATTAAAAGATATCACTTGTAGAACTAAACCTACTTCTTGTCCTGATCAACTTGCTAAAATATTAGAAGAAAACTATAGATAA